One region of Macrobrachium rosenbergii isolate ZJJX-2024 chromosome 20, ASM4041242v1, whole genome shotgun sequence genomic DNA includes:
- the LOC136848952 gene encoding SCAN domain-containing protein 3-like, whose protein sequence is MDIPTWVAVPFEVNAADVDISLQETLTGLQSDEILHAKFKDGKHNIWKTNGTAKKCQLLWDKTQLYVVAFPSTYLVESGFSRVFHILSKVRKRLDIVKKGNLRLSLTLIEPNIKKLAEQHQPQGSH, encoded by the coding sequence ATGGATATACCAACCTGGGTGGCAGTTCCTTTTGAAGTTAATGCTGCTGATGTAGACATTTCTTTACAGGAGACCCTCACTGGATTGCAAAGTGATGAAATATTGCACGCAAAATTCAAAGATGGGAAGCATaatatatggaaaacaaatgGCACTGCTAAAAAGTGCCAACTGCTCTGGGACAAAACACAGCTCTACGTTGTAGCTTTTCCATCAACTTACCTGGTTGAATCAGGATTTAGTCGTGTTTTTCACATATTATCAAAAGTCCGTAAAAGACTCGACATTGTGAAAAAGGGTAATCTTCGACTATCATTGACACTGATAGAGCCGAATATAAAGAAACTCGCTGAGCAGCATCAACCACAGGGATCTCATTGA